In Paraburkholderia caribensis, a single window of DNA contains:
- the rpmG gene encoding 50S ribosomal protein L33 has protein sequence MAKGARDKIKLESTAGTGHFYTTTKNKRNMPEKMEIMKFDPVARKHVAYKETKIK, from the coding sequence ATGGCCAAGGGCGCACGCGACAAGATCAAGCTGGAATCGACCGCTGGTACGGGTCACTTCTACACGACCACGAAGAACAAGCGCAACATGCCGGAAAAGATGGAGATCATGAAGTTCGATCCCGTCGCCCGCAAGCACGTGGCGTACAAGGAAACGAAGATCAAGTAA
- the rpmB gene encoding 50S ribosomal protein L28, protein MARVCQVTGKAPMSGNNVSHANNKTKRRFLPNLQNRRFWVESENRWVRLRVSNAGLRLIDKNGIDTVLADLRARGEA, encoded by the coding sequence ATGGCACGCGTATGCCAAGTAACTGGGAAAGCGCCGATGAGCGGCAACAACGTTTCCCACGCGAACAACAAGACCAAGCGTCGTTTTCTCCCGAACCTGCAGAATCGCCGTTTCTGGGTTGAAAGCGAAAACCGTTGGGTGCGCCTGCGCGTCTCGAACGCCGGCCTGCGCCTGATCGACAAGAACGGTATCGACACCGTGCTCGCTGACCTGCGCGCACGTGGCGAAGCCTAA
- the radC gene encoding RadC family protein encodes MPHFAAEKPPTRRPQPPWPTRDMPRERLLEAGPAALSDTELVALVLGSGLPGHNVFDVACSLLERFGSLRAMLDATPEDLDGVRGVGPAKRAQLLAIMEMARRALAEKMRERPLIDSPESVEDYLRLLIGSRPYEVFICLFLDTRHRLIRSEENSRGSLTRMAVYPREIVRRTLSVNAASLIVAHNHPSGAVKPSASDRQLTRVLRDTLALIDVQLIDHLVIGANETFSFARAGWP; translated from the coding sequence ATGCCGCACTTTGCGGCAGAAAAGCCTCCGACACGCCGCCCGCAGCCGCCGTGGCCAACCCGCGACATGCCGCGCGAGCGGCTGCTCGAGGCAGGTCCGGCGGCGCTCTCCGACACCGAACTCGTCGCGCTCGTGCTGGGCTCCGGGCTTCCCGGCCACAACGTGTTCGACGTCGCGTGCTCGCTGCTGGAGCGCTTCGGCTCGTTGCGCGCGATGCTCGACGCGACGCCAGAAGATCTGGACGGCGTGCGCGGCGTGGGCCCGGCCAAGCGCGCGCAACTGCTGGCGATCATGGAGATGGCGCGGCGCGCGCTCGCGGAAAAGATGCGCGAGCGTCCGCTGATCGATTCCCCCGAATCCGTCGAGGACTATTTGCGGCTGTTGATCGGCTCGCGGCCTTACGAGGTGTTCATCTGCCTCTTTCTGGACACACGGCACCGGCTGATCCGCTCGGAAGAAAACTCGCGCGGGTCGCTCACGCGGATGGCCGTCTACCCGCGCGAGATCGTCCGGCGCACCCTGTCGGTCAATGCGGCAAGCCTGATCGTCGCGCACAATCACCCGTCCGGCGCCGTCAAGCCGAGCGCCAGCGACCGCCAGCTCACGCGCGTGCTGCGCGACACCCTTGCGCTGATCGACGTGCAACTGATCGACCATCTGGTGATCGGCGCGAACGAGACATTTTCTTTCGCCCGCGCGGGCTGGCCGTGA
- a CDS encoding FKBP-type peptidyl-prolyl cis-trans isomerase, with protein sequence MSIIDISEVKPGSHVTLHYRLSLADGAEIVSTFNDKPATLLLGAGQLAPPLEDILLGLKVGHHSTFQLEPGQGFGPRNPELIQRVSLATLRENAMIGEDFSPGDLVEFNAPGGGRYAGVLKEVGETSALFDFNHPLAGQALTFEVKIIGIL encoded by the coding sequence ATGAGCATCATCGACATCTCCGAAGTGAAACCCGGTTCGCACGTCACACTTCACTACCGGCTTTCGCTTGCCGATGGCGCCGAGATCGTCAGCACCTTCAATGACAAACCCGCTACGCTGCTGCTCGGCGCGGGCCAGTTGGCGCCGCCGCTGGAAGACATTCTGCTGGGATTGAAGGTGGGCCACCACTCGACCTTTCAGCTAGAGCCGGGTCAGGGTTTCGGCCCGCGCAATCCGGAGCTGATCCAGCGCGTGTCGCTGGCAACGCTGCGCGAAAACGCGATGATCGGCGAGGATTTTTCTCCGGGCGATCTCGTCGAATTCAATGCGCCGGGTGGCGGTCGCTACGCCGGCGTGCTGAAGGAAGTGGGTGAAACCTCGGCTCTCTTCGATTTCAACCATCCGCTCGCCGGCCAGGCGCTGACGTTCGAAGTCAAAATCATCGGGATCCTGTAA
- the ispH gene encoding 4-hydroxy-3-methylbut-2-enyl diphosphate reductase, producing the protein MSITDTTLAEAEILLAQPRGFCAGVDRAIEIVERAIKLYGSPIYVRHEIVHNAYVVEDLRKKGAIFIEQLEEVPSGSTVIFSAHGVSKAVRAEADERGLRVYDATCPLVTKVHIEVAKMRAEGFDIVMIGHKGHPEVEGTMGQTAEGMYLVEDIEDVQALQLADPERIAYVTQTTLSVDDAAQIIAALKAKYPNVKEPKKQDICYATQNRQDAVKFMAPQCDVVIVVGSPNSSNSNRLRELAEKLGVPAYMVDSPDQIDPAWVADKRRIGVTAGASAPEALAQAVIGRLRELGVRNVRALEGIEENIAFPLPRGLGLPA; encoded by the coding sequence ATGAGCATCACGGACACGACACTCGCCGAAGCTGAAATCCTGCTTGCGCAGCCGCGCGGATTCTGCGCCGGCGTCGATCGGGCGATCGAGATCGTCGAACGCGCCATCAAGCTGTACGGTTCGCCGATCTACGTGCGTCACGAAATCGTTCACAACGCGTATGTCGTCGAAGATCTGCGCAAGAAGGGCGCGATCTTCATCGAGCAACTCGAAGAAGTCCCGTCGGGCAGCACGGTGATCTTCAGCGCGCACGGCGTGTCGAAGGCCGTGCGGGCTGAGGCCGATGAACGCGGTCTACGCGTGTACGACGCGACCTGCCCGCTCGTCACCAAGGTGCACATCGAAGTGGCGAAGATGCGCGCGGAAGGCTTCGACATCGTGATGATCGGCCACAAGGGCCACCCCGAAGTCGAAGGGACAATGGGACAGACGGCCGAGGGCATGTATCTCGTCGAGGATATCGAGGACGTGCAGGCGCTTCAGCTCGCCGACCCTGAGCGCATCGCCTACGTGACGCAGACCACGCTGTCCGTGGATGACGCCGCGCAGATCATTGCCGCGCTGAAGGCGAAGTATCCGAACGTCAAGGAACCGAAGAAGCAGGACATTTGCTACGCGACGCAGAACCGCCAGGACGCCGTCAAGTTCATGGCGCCGCAATGCGATGTGGTGATCGTCGTCGGCAGCCCGAACAGTTCGAACTCCAACCGGCTGCGCGAGCTGGCCGAAAAGCTCGGCGTGCCTGCCTATATGGTTGACTCGCCGGATCAGATCGATCCCGCGTGGGTCGCCGACAAGCGCCGCATCGGCGTGACGGCGGGCGCGTCGGCGCCGGAAGCACTGGCGCAGGCCGTGATCGGCCGTCTGCGCGAACTGGGCGTGCGCAACGTGCGTGCGCTGGAAGGCATCGAGGAAAACATTGCGTTTCCGTTGCCGCGCGGGCTCGGTTTGCCCGCCTGA